In Ovis canadensis isolate MfBH-ARS-UI-01 breed Bighorn chromosome 23, ARS-UI_OviCan_v2, whole genome shotgun sequence, the DNA window agtactggagtggggtgccattgccttctcccatgctTACAGCTGATAGCTCCAACAACTGTATACATGGATCACTTAGAAATATGAAGACAAATCATGAGATAAAAGCAACAGCTAAATGAGTAAATCCTTTGCAGACTATGAGCATAAGGATATTATAAACCTTGCAATATTATTTGGTTTTTAGTAAATGGTATGTTTAATAAAAACTACTTTTAACAAAGTTGCTAGATGGCTATGTGTGtgttatgttagttgctcagtcgtgcccgactctttgtggccccatggactgcaatccaccaggttcctctgtccatgagattttccaggcaaggatcctggagtgggttgccatttccttctccaggggatattcccaacccagggatcgaacccgggtctcctgcactgcaggcaaatagGAAAAGCTAATAGTGGTTACTATCTTTGGAGCCAGAATAAAGGAGAGTAGAGAAAGAACAATCATTTTTCATTTAACCTGTCCTTGCCTTGTTCTACTATGAACATCTGCTACTTTCACAATATCGTTTTTAATACCTTAAAAAGCAATCCAAATTAATCAATTGGATTTAGCTGCTAACAGGAATTTATCTAATCCCTCAGGTGTGCTGGGGTAGAAAAGCTGAAACAGACTCATTTCCATCAAAGGAAGTTCAAGGTGGATCAATGACTTAACCAGACACAGTTTAACACAGCCTCAATTAAGATCCAGGACTTCACTGGGGACCCAAGGTGGGGAGTTCCTTCTAACTTCTCGTTGCTTCAGAGAGAACAAACATTAGATATGTCTTGTCATCTTTGAATATTTGTGTATCCCAACAGTAGAGGGAAGAAGCCCAGGGATGAAAGACCATGCAGACAGGTCCACACCAGCAAGTAACTTACCAGTCACATCACTGTTGCTAAAAACCACTAACTTTAGGGTGTATTACTATGAAACAAAATAACTGACacaatctaaatttttttttttaaaagaagaaagtatcACTGCCCCATAACTATCCTGATGCCATCACACTCTTCCAATCCTGCTTTCTGATGTGGTTAAAAAAtcttgcttttaaatatttaaaagaaaaaagaacaacaagCTATTTAATACATTTGTAGGAACAgaaggaacaaaacaaggattaGAATTTTATATTACACATTAGACATTTATGTAAAAGATGTTCCATTTTTCAGAGAGGTTTCCCCTATTTCCCTGTCTTTTCTATCTTCCTCAGAGTAATAAATAGTAATTACTATTCTCACAGATAAGCTACTCCTTTGAGTTGGACAGTAATTACATCTTTATTTCAAGTCATTATCATCTCTAAAAACTACCTTTCATTTGACTGCACAGTCTCACTGCAATGTTTCACAGTAAAATTACACTCCTCAAATTTGAAGAGCCTGAATAAAAAAAGCTAGAGCCCCTCAAAATTTCTAGGTACTGACTTAGTAACAGTGTCCACTGGCACAAACCTTATATAtttactcatatttttaaaactgcaataaaagaaatgaaagctacTTTAATGTAAAAGGAACTTAGAAATGAGGTTGTTAAATATAACTAGctacattttaaatacaaatacCAGGTATTCCCTGATTAGCATCAGGTAAATGTCTAAACTATTAATATCTAACCCAAATTCTGGTCTTGGAAAAAGATCAGAGACAATTAAAAAGAAGGTGCTTCATAGTATCAggtccatttttaaaacaatgagatcCTTTGGGACAATCAGTTTAGTCTTTCTTTTTATCACACATTTCTGTTGGTCCTCTTGTTGGTAATCCATTTATGTCTGCACCCTAAAGTGAGAAAACATTTTAGATATTATTACCACAAAAAGACATTGTAAGAGATATTCtctttaaaaacacaaacttCAGAATGAAAAACCTACTGGAAATGTGCAGGATGGCTAAATTTGTGCAGGTGATTGAATTTAACAATCACCAACACTAAGGAAAACAAGCTgtctaaatattcatttaaaaaaataactgcatTACAAGAAGAAAACCTCTATGAATCTACTCATTACATCTCTTATAAGAAAATTCCAAAcccctattttaaaaaagagagaaatttagaatttagtattttttttcttttgaactttttattttatattggagtatagctgattaacaatgttgtgatagtttcagatgaacagtgaagggactcagccatacagatacatgcatccattctccctccAAACCCCCTCgaatccaggctgccacataacactgagcagagttccatgtgctacacagtaggtccttgttggttatccattttaaaaatagcagtgtatatgtccatcccaaactctctaactcTTCTCTCTGGCAAACATAAGTTCGTTTtgtaagtctgtctctgttttgtaagtaagttcatttgtatcatttacatttttagattccacatataagggatatcatacgtatttctccttctctggaaATTTAAACATATTAATGAAGCTTCTGGTTCAAAGAACTTGACTTTCCAAAAGTCACTATTTTACCCTGAGTGTACTGCCCCCACCCATTCAAGGCATTTTAATGTTCTTACCTTATAGTCTactttgcctttgtttttatCATTGGTTTCTTGTATAGCTTTCCGAGGCCACATACGGCTAACAAAGGGGGAGATCAGAGGGTATATATATGGCTCCAGGAACTTTTTGTAGACCCAGAGCAGAACTGGAATTACGATGCAGGGAATGCACACCATTGTCCCAGATATGAGTTCCTGAACTATTGAcaaacagcagaaaaaaaaattagatcatcACAGATTAATGACTGAAGGAATTCACctagattaaaatatataaaaagactaTTTCTACACTGAAGGAAAAACTTAAATCACATTACAGGTACTATCGTAAAGCAAGAGTCTATTCATAAAAATGCTGCTGTCTATAAGGGAAAGGAGTAAGAGGTGGCAGACTTGAAAATAAGAGTGAGGATAAGCCTGCCGCCAAAACTCTCCAAAACCGTAAATTTGTTGATGAAGgaaagacagggcttcccaggtggctcaatgataaggaatccgcctgtcaatgcaagagacatgggttcagtccctgggtggggaagatcccctggagaaggagatggcaattcactctagtatccttgcctgggaaatcccatggacagaggagcctggagggctacagtctatggggtcatcaTCCAACACTTCTTGGCACTGAGAATGAGGCAATTAAGCCCTTTATACACATcagctcatttaatcttcaaaacaccTAGTGAGGTTGGGTACTCTAGCATTTCCATTTACATATAAAGAAAAGGAGTCACCCAAACATTAAGGAATTCGGAGTAATTACTGGTGAATGAGTAAGCATTGTTAAACTAGGCAATTTAAAATGATTCACAATATAAGCGAGGAATGGTATAGATAATCcaatctgaaataaaaatgtagatGTACATCAGGGAATGACCACTATTTTACAAAGGATTCAAAACTGGATTCTTTAAAACAGTCCTCTAGTCTCAGGTGGCACGAGtggtgggaaagaacctgcctgcaaaggcGGGAGACAGAAGAGACGAAGGTTGGATCTCTTGAgtaggcagatcccctggaggagggcgtagcAACCCACACTtctgtatttctgcctggagaatcccatggacagtggagcctggcaggctatggtccacagggtcacaaagagtcggacacgactgagagacttcactttcatgcattggagaaggaaatggcaacccactccagtgttcttgcctggagaatcccagggatgggagagcctagtgggctgccatctatggggttgcacagagtcggacgcgactaaagcgacttagcagcagcagctcatgtgTGTGCTAACTTGACTTCCGTTGTGTCCTCACACGTGCTagctaaattaaaataatttaggaatttgccaaaaacattttgttccaaaattttaaagaacataTCCTCTGGTCAAAATAAACCAAAGAAGCATGAGTCTTTTTCAGCATCTTACAAGGAATCATTATTTTGGGCTACTAGACTTTTAGAATCTCATCTGAAGCGCTTCAGATTGGTTTAGGTCTTAACAAGTACCTAAGCATAATAATCAAGCAGGAACCAGGGCAGCTGCCTGGATTTGAGACCTGCTTTCACTATTTTCTAGACAGTGTTCCTGAGCACGTTATTTGACCAGACAGTGCCGTAATTCTTCCATGTGTAAAAGGAAGATATATATTAGTACCTATATGAAAAGATGTAGTGTGGACTAGATAATAGGAATACAAAGCTCAGAACAGCGTCCGAATACGATAAGTACTATTTAAGTGTTGTTactataagaaaaaacaaaacaaaacaaaaaaaaaaccaaaacagattcAAAAGTTGTAACCTGTCCAAAGCCCACACTTTAGGTAACTAGAGCTGGCTAAAACCAGAACTCCTAATTCTGGTTTCCTAGCTAAACACTCTTCCATTTTTCCTTCCCAAAACACACAATCTCCATGTTATTCCCCTTTCtaacaaactttaaaaagcaatgaaaccCTTCAAAACAACTGGCAACGCTACCGAGATCTAGGATAATACGATGACTTGCAATCGTTCCATCATAAAGATCCACATTTCTAACCTACctgaaattgttttaaataaattctcAAGAACAATTACTACTAGTTACTTCTGTCATAATTATGGCTTAGAAAGGCCTAGAAACTGGCTTAGAAAGGTCTAGAGGTGGCTATGATaaattgataaaaaataattttatttactgtcTCTAAGCCAATTCTCGAATATTACAACACAGTGAGATAAATGGATCCAAACTGCTGGAGGACAGGAATTTCTTTCATTCGACTTAATCCAATACAATGGAACACGAAAAAGCTGTTCTATGAGAACAGGGAGCAGCTGTGGAGGGAAAACGTCAGCTCCTGGAAGGAATCAGTCCTCCAGAAATCAGTCTGGAGACAAGAGAGCGGGTCAGGCCGAGTCAAAGGTAAGGACTGAgacaggagagaggaagagagaacggGGGTGACGATAATAAAAAGTGATACCGACAGTTCAGGCCAGAGAGCGGATCcggaggtaagaagaggcagcagcgGGTGGACGAGGGCGCAGGGCAGGCAAAGGGCGAGGTGGACGAGAGGCGGGCgcggggctgggggctggtgTACCGTGAGGGCAGGAGAGCCGCGCTGCGCACCGAGGCCGCCGCCCACGCCGCCCCGATCCCCCCAGACCACTACCGGGTCCGGCTCACCCGCGACGACCAAGTCCCAGGGACACTATCCACGCTTCCGGAAAGAGGGTCGCGGGGAGTCACCACAGCCGAGCCAATGGCACCGCAGGAGGGGCCGACAAAGGCGCGTCTGCGTCAGCCTGACGACGCGCCGGACGTAACGGGGACGCCCGCAGGGGGCGCGGACGACTTCCGGCGCGGCCGCAGCCGTCACTCGAGCCTGCAGGCGAGGCGGAAGCGCTCGCTTCCCTAGGTGCCCCGTCGCTGAGCGAGACCCAGGACGCTCCGCCCGGAGGATGGCGCGTTTGCGAGCGGCTCACCACCTGTGTGAACGCTTGCTTCACAGCGACGGCTAGGCTGTTTTCGAATGCAGCTGTGGCTGAGCTCCTCAccctgttcagtcgctaagtctcccgactttttgcgatccagtggactgtagccggccaggatCCTGTTCGTGGGACTTCCCGGCCAAAAATTCGAGTGGGTTGAcacttccttccccattttaagaCCCACTACAAGGGTCTTAAATTCCAGAGCAGGGGAAATTAACATTCAAGTCGATTTTGAGGGATTTATCTTTACAGAAAATGGCTGTACCACTTCACTCCCATTGGGACAGCTAGTCTTTGATTGatcctggcttccctgatggctcagctggtaaagaatgtgcctgcagtgcgggagacctgggtttgatccctggattgtgaaaatcacctggagaggggaatggctacccactgcagtattctggcctggagaatcctatggactgtagcctgtggggtcgcagagtcggacacgactgagcaactttcactgatCCTACATTTTGGTAGCTCAGTGAAGAGCCTGCGTGCAATGCAgaccagggtttgacccctgggttgggaagttcctctggagaagagaatggcaatccactccagtattcttgcctggattattccatggacaaagcagcctggcaggctacagtccgtggggtaccagagttggacacgactgagcaactcacacataGCAGTAGCAGTAAATGCTACTGCTTTAGGAGTCCTGCAGGTCCTCCAATGTTCACTAAATTCAATCCGAGTCAtgaagactcccctggaggaaacccattccagtattcttgctgggataatccaatggacagatgagcttggcAGGCTAGTCCCGTGTAAAGAGGACACAAATGAAACTAACACCTTATGCCACAACAAAaaccctggggaaaaaaaaacaaaacgtgCTAAGTCAAAGCATTGTGATTTAGACGAAAAGTCCAGAACAGACAAATCAACATAAACTCAGGGCTGGATTGGGTTAGGTGACAAGTCAACCACTGCTAAGGTTCCTCTTTGTGATACAGAAAAGCCTCTACAACCCCAGTTTATGGATGCATAACTCAATACAGTAAATGCTACTTTAGTAGCagacttgctgctgctactaagtcacttcagtcatgtccgaccctatACAACCCCAtagctggcagcccaccaggccccccattcctgggattctccaggcaagaacactggagtgggttgccatttccttctccaatgcatgaaagcgaagtcactctccgcgaccccatggactgcagccttccaggctcctccgcccatgggattttccaggcaagactactggagtggggttccattgccttctccgagtagcAGACTTAGGGTGCTTTAAGTTCAATAAAGTAGGTGGAAAAGAGAGTCAGAAATTTTCCCATGTTCTCAATTCCATTTTATACAAGTACCAAAAGATGCAAAACAACCTGTTAATGAAAACTCATTTGATCCATTTTGTGCTAACGCTTGAAATACATTTACTAATTAAGACAACCaacaattttacttttatttgcatttattttttgcggCATTTATTCCCGGGccataagtttttgtttcttcagtttcttctgggatatctggggaaagaaaaaataaaagcactattAGAAGAATGATTCCAGGAGAACCACACATCTAAAAGAGGAAGTTATATCTTAATGAAGGTAATTGGAAATTTCATCATAAAGGGAATGAGTCCTTTGGCATAAAGAAGTGGCACAGAGAGAAAGGCAGCCAGGAGGCAATTAGAGCAGAAGGAAGACTACAGGCTGGGAGCCCAGCTGGAAATAACCAAGTGGCAAAAAAGGATGGAGGATAATATCGACAGAAGACAGATACATTAGGATTTGAGTCACTCCCAGGTTCCAggctaaagaactaaatgtaATCATTTACTGAAAATAAGTTTCTTGGAGAAAGGGACTGCAGGGAGGAGGTGCCCCATTCCAGATAAATTACATCTGAAGTGGTCACGGCCATCTAGGTGTGGACATCAGCATATAATCACACAGTTTTAACACACTGAATGATACGAAATTCCCGCTCGATGTTAAGAAACTAAtgaggataagaaagctgtggtacatatacacaacggaatattactcagctaataaaaaaatgcatttgaatcagttctaatgaggtggatgaaactggagactattatagagtgaagtcagaaagaaaaacaccaatacagcatattaatgcatatatgtggaatttagaaagatggtaacgatgaccctataatcgagacaagagacacagatgtaaagaacagacttttggactctaggAGAAGGCGAGGATGGATTGAAACacgtgaaacagatcaccagtgcaggttcaatgcatgagacagggtgctcggggctggtgctctgggatgaccctgagggatgggatggggagggcagggacggggttcaggatggggaacacatgtacacccatggttgattcatgtgaatgtatggcaaaaacgaccacaacattgtaattaacctccaattaaaataaaaaataatcttccaagattaaaagaaaacaaaactaatgaGACTTATGAAAGCCAAAATAAAATGATTGTAAGAGGTTGGTGGTTGCTCAGAATAGCTTCCTTTCATGGTTATTCCAAAGGTGTCCTAAGTTAGTCATCACAGCAACCACAATCTAATACACCAAGTGAAACAGCAGAGACTAAGTAATTTACCTTTTTCTTCTGTGCAACCTCCTCTTCTGGTTTAGgaacaatctgttctttttcagtaagGATCATCTCAATGTGGCAGGGAGAGCTCATGTAGGGGTTGATCCGACCGTGAGCTCTGTAAGTCCTGCGTCGCATCTTGGGGGCTTTGTTCACTTGGATGTGCTCAATGACCAGAGAATCTACATCTAAGCCCTGGGAAAAGGGAGCAAAATcatgtaacatttaaaaaaatttttatatcagGTAATACCTTTATCTTAACACCATAAACTATCATTCAAGTCCTTATGACTttaaatagcatatatatatatttttaaaatttcattctaaGTTCCCTCCCTTAAATCTAAGTAATTACCAAAACTCAGTGCTGGTATCTGCACCTATTTTATAAGTGGTATTCATTAGGGAGTGGAGTTACAGGAATCTCAAAGGATGTATGTCTAAGCTTGATGATGGCAAGGATTAGCTACAAGGGCTACAGCTAAACAGACCTATATTAATTCCAGTTCTAACCCAGTTTttcaaatgcaaaaaggtaaaggaTAACTGCTCAAATAGATAAATCTGTTTAGTTGGTACAAGATTTGTTCAGTTACACAGTGCTGTTTTGACCTCTGAAATTTAACATCTCTTCATTATGAATGTAGGCAACAAACCACATGTCAATCATATGGTTCCTTTGTAactgtatttatttgtatttaaatatacGCTGTGAAGGGGTTCACAAACCTCAGTAtaaaaaaggcttccctggtggctcagatggtaaagaatctgcctgcaatgcaagaaacctggttcaatcccactccagtattcttgcatggagaattccatggacagatgatccagctacagtccacagggtcacagagttggacactac includes these proteins:
- the C23H18orf32 gene encoding UPF0729 protein C18orf32 homolog isoform X1, which encodes MHESEVSQSCPTLCDPVDHSLPGSTVHGILQAEIQKCGLLRPPPGDLPTQEIQPSSLLSPAFAVQELISGTMVCIPCIVIPVLLWVYKKFLEPYIYPLISPFVSRMWPRKAIQETNDKNKGKVDYKGADINGLPTRGPTEMCDKKKD
- the C23H18orf32 gene encoding UPF0729 protein C18orf32 homolog isoform X2, which translates into the protein MVCIPCIVIPVLLWVYKKFLEPYIYPLISPFVSRMWPRKAIQETNDKNKGKVDYKGADINGLPTRGPTEMCDKKKD